TAGAGATTGCTGTTTACTCATGTGTGAGCGGATCAGTTCAACACATGATGTCAAACTCTAAAAAACATAGCccattgatatatattttgatatgactttatttatttgtaaaattcgCGACTtgaaagatgaaaaaaatttcattttatttttcacagctTTACAGGAGAGGTAATCGAGAAAAATCAAGTATCAatgtgatttttcaaaatacgttAAACTACATACGTCATACATaatgtttattgtttatacaTGCGTAAGAATTCAGGCCAGAAGTGAAAGTTTTTAAACatgacatatttttgaatGCTAAGCTGATTTAACTATGTATCACAGTGTATCGCAGTGCTTTGAATAAGttgtgtattaaaaatttattataaaatgtttcTGAGAAGTTTGTTTCCTActatatttataagaaattgTTCTCTATCAAGACATCTGAATAAAAATCATCCTATCTCATGCAAGGAATGGAATCGAATcttaaagttatataaaattgatgtaagcCAATCTCAATACTTTACTACTAAAATTGGGAGCCAGGCGAATCAAAGACCTGACTGGAATCGAGCAGTATCAGAAGCTGAAAAAATTGTTGGATATCCTACTTCTTTTCTCAATTTAAGATGGTTGTTGAGTGATGAAATAGCTAATGTTGCTCTTCACCTCAGAAAGTTAGTTGGGTCAAATCATCCATTACTCAAAACGGCAAAGTTAGTTTTTATGACTACGAAATTATTcttatcattaaattattgattcgtatatagaaattttattataggagTCTTATTTACAATGGAAAGAATAACATGCAAGCATGGGGTCTTATAGTTTTACTTATCTCTAAAGCAGCTGGTCATCACAATGTGGATGCTATGGAGGAAGATAAAGCTGCAGGGGTTTTACATAATCAGCGAGCACTTGCAGAAGTTACTGAAATGATAAGAACTAGCCATCTGGTTCATAAAGGATTGGTTAATATTCAATCTGGCGTCTATCCTGAAGCTTCTGAATTAAATGATATGACATTTGGTAATAAAATTGCACTATTGAGTGGGGATTATTTGCTTGGGAATAGCAGTGCTGAACTTGCTACGCTTCGAAATCAGGATGTAAgctatttatacattttttttaattttcgtgaATACTATATATTTGGGAGTCTGTTATTTTGGGGCTTCACCTCATAATATCTCAGAAATGACGTCTCAGCCAAAATCACATCAGTCAAAATATATCAGGTGAAATAACTCGATTTTACGTTTGATATTGGTGTAAGTTGATATTTTccctggtaaaaaaaaaaaaaaaaccatatgGAAATCCAGCCTAGAGTCCAATGTGGATTCCCACATGGCGTCTTCGAATAGATTCACATATCCCTTATTAGaagaaacgatttaaaaaattagaaaaaaaaaattttaatattttttaatacttttgaatcgcccttcttacgggcatttaacattgcaaatcgtttcgaatcgtttctCTTAATCAGGGATGGTTTCCTATAGGAATATTATTCTGttcttttattcatatatgcgtattaacccgggaaaaaatgatcagacctgatcagacatgaacagggaTGAGTCTTCaaacctgatcagacatgaaaaatgatcaggcatgttcatgtctgatcaggtatgttcatgtctgatcaggtatgttcatgtctgatcaggtatgttcatgtctgatcagatatgttcatgtctgttcatgcccatccgggtaaaaaaattatatataaaaaatggccctatataattatatataattatgtataactatattcaattatacatgtatataattattgctataaaaataaaaaaaataaaaaattcgggcgtgtgcaggatttgaaccgtggaccttgcgctcgaaagtgtaactcgctacctactgacctaagagatttagttgaaaagtaagtttcgtatgaacttcaagtaataaaaatcttatacgtgatagattcttggtcaacaaaattttagatctatgagcagacatgaacagccatgaacagacatgaacatatatgagcagacatgaacaggcatggtcaggtatgatcaggcctgcgcgtatttaacgcttcagacatgaacaggcatgcacagacatgaccaggcatggacaggtatgatcaggcatgagcgtatttaacgcttcagacatgaccaggcatgaacaggcatggacaggtatgaacaggcatgatcagacctgactgtatttaacgcttcagacatgaacaggcatgatcaggcctgagtgtattcaacgcttcagacatgaacaggcatggacaggtatgatcaggcctgatcatgtctaatttcaggcctaatcatacatgaatag
The Microplitis mediator isolate UGA2020A chromosome 6, iyMicMedi2.1, whole genome shotgun sequence genome window above contains:
- the LOC130669791 gene encoding all trans-polyprenyl-diphosphate synthase PDSS2 — encoded protein: MFLRSLFPTIFIRNCSLSRHLNKNHPISCKEWNRILKLYKIDVSQSQYFTTKIGSQANQRPDWNRAVSEAEKIVGYPTSFLNLRWLLSDEIANVALHLRKLVGSNHPLLKTAKSLIYNGKNNMQAWGLIVLLISKAAGHHNVDAMEEDKAAGVLHNQRALAEVTEMIRTSHLVHKGLVNIQSGVYPEASELNDMTFGNKIALLSGDYLLGNSSAELATLRNQDLVELMSSAVRDLAEAEFIGRRDKQNNPLPPLPDENRVGYAVREWTLQNVLSAGALLGKSCQGTLKLAGHNKDIQSHGYLFGKHLALAWQACLDLSPFIGKDRSTSFNLCSAPVMFHIEHDPSILIEIDKGLESVHNVDYAKVYDQVNRGPGIELTKQLQKDHSQKAMEVLSVFQESDARTALSNIIAAMGDF